A window of the Gossypium hirsutum isolate 1008001.06 chromosome A05, Gossypium_hirsutum_v2.1, whole genome shotgun sequence genome harbors these coding sequences:
- the LOC107958111 gene encoding BRI1 kinase inhibitor 1, giving the protein MNGYQQQKTTEQVVDRKHGEGKLKQEPKEGSADKQSPPASPPSAASSPSHEFSFTVVSLHSSSNSVPGKTKTPPSMAIDLSPADDIFFHGHLLPLHLLSHLPVSPRCSTNSLDGFNGPVTDEPKPDKPNTGCKSKSDSNIRSSNKNRGKVGNRPQSYNIEANGRPKSKSFTLFGLPRWHHKGRGVRETEEKEKHKTKMRFDLRHVLKRYVRMVRPLLFFRGRRDNWHLQRQSHSFSGNLSWKNKEKELRSRKGRGEYYSAPASMRTSPTNSGLLVATTGFPSSTSDSTMEELQAAIQAAIAHCKNSIQGEDKFKC; this is encoded by the coding sequence ATGAATGGTTACCAGCAGCAAAAAACCACGGAGCAAGTCGTAGACAGAAAGCATGGAGAAGGCAAGTTAAAACAAGAACCAAAAGAAGGGTCAGCAGATAAGCAATCTCCTCCTGCTTCACCTCCTTCAGCAGCTTCCTCTCCTTCCCATGAATTCTCCTTCACTGTTGTCTCTCTCCACTCTTCGTCTAACAGTGTCCCTGGTAAAACCAAAACCCCACCTTCAATGGCCATCGATTTGTCTCCTGCAGATGACATTTTCTTTCATGGTCATTTGCTCCCTCTCCACCTCCTTTCCCACCTCCCAGTCTCTCCACGTTGCTCTACAAATTCATTGGATGGCTTCAACGGTCCCGTAACAGATGAACCAAAACCTGATAAACCCAACACAGGGTGCAAAAGCAAAAGCGACAGCAATATCAGAAGCAGCAACAAGAACCGTGGCAAAGTCGGGAATCGTCCTCAAAGCTACAACATCGAAGCCAACGGAAGGCCAAAGTCCAAGTCTTTCACGTTATTCGGGTTACCAAGGTGGCACCACAAAGGGCGTGGCGTtagagaaacagaagagaaagagAAGCACAAGACAAAGATGAGATTCGATTTGAGACATGTTTTGAAGAGGTACGTGAGGATGGTTCGGCCATTGTTGTTCTTCAGAGGAAGGAGAGATAACTGGCATCTCCAGAGGCAATCTCACTCGTTTTCAGGCAATTTAAGTTGGAAGAACAAAGAGAAAGAGTTGAGATCAAGGAAAGGAAGAGGAGAGTATTATTCAGCTCCGGCTTCAATGAGGACATCGCCTACAAACAGTGGTCTTCTTGTTGCAACCACAGGTTTCCCTTCTTCAACCAGTGACAGCACCATGGAAGAGTTGCAGGCTGCAATTCAAGCTGCAATTGCTCATTGCAAGAATTCCATTCAAGGGGAAGACAAATTTAAATGCTAG
- the LOC107958109 gene encoding putative dihydroflavonol 4-reductase isoform X2 yields the protein MKILLTGASGYLGGRLCHALVNRGYTVRALVRRTSDLSGLPSSLPTNGASPELAYGDVIDYPSLLDACSDCDIIFHTAALVEPWLPDHSRFFSVNVGGLKNLLQAAKETKTINKIIYTSSFFAVGPTDGYIADENQIHPEKVFCTEYEKSKAAADKVALQAIAEGMPIIPVYPGVIYGPGKLTTGNVVAQLLIERFNWRLPGYIGRGNDKFSFSHVDDVVEGHIAAMEKGGIGDRYLLTGENVSFMHVFDIAAIITGTARPKFNIPLGLIEVYGWISVLFARITGKLPLISPPTVHVLRHQWAYTCDKAKMELDYRPRSLKDGLEEMLPWLKSLGVIKY from the exons ATGAAGATACTGCTAACTGGCGCATCGGGTTATCTAGGTGGAAGGCTGTGCCACGCTCTGGTAAACCGCGGCTACACCGTCCGAGCCTTGGTCCGGCGCACCAGCGACCTCTCTGGCCTTCCTTCATCTTTACCCACCAATGGAGCTTCTCCGGAACTCGCGTACGGCGACGTCATCGACTACCCATCCCTCCTGGATGCCTGCTCCGACTGCGACATCATCTTCCACACCGCTGCCCTCGTCGAACCCTGGCTTCCAGATCACTCTAGATTCTTCTCC GTCAACGTTGGTGGTCTGAAGAACCTGTTGCAAGCAGCTAAGGAGACGAAGACGATTAATAAGATCATTTACACGTCTTCGTTCTTCGCTGTTGGTCCTACCGATGGATATATCGCCGATGAGAATCAA ATTCACCCGGAGAAAGTTTTCTGCACGGAGTACGAGAAATCAAAGGCCGCCGCTGATAAGGTTGCTTTGCAAGCTATAGCTGAGGGGATGCCAATTATTCCGGTTTATCCAGGTGTAATTTATGGCCCTGGCAAGCTTACCACAGGCAATGTTGTTGCTCAGTTA ttaATTGAGCGGTTTAATTGGCGATTACCTGGTTACATAGGCCGTggaaatgataagttttcttttAGTCATGTTGATGATGTAGTAGAGGGCCATATTGCAGCCATGGAGAAGGGTGGAATAGGGGATAGATATTTACTTACGGGAGAAAATGTATCattcatgcatgtttttgatatagCTGCCATTATCACTGGAACTGCTAGGCCTAAATTCAACATTCCTTTAGGCTTGATTGAAGTTTATGGATGGATTTCTGTTCTTTTTGCCCGAATTACAGGAAAGCTTCCTCTCATTAGTCCCCCG ACTGTGCATGTCTTAAGACATCAATGGGCTTATACTTGTGACAAGGCTAAAATGGAGTTGGATTATAGACCTAGAAGCTTGAAAGACGGGCTTGAAGAAATGCTCCCCTGGTTGAAGAGCTTGGGTGTGATAAAATACTAA
- the LOC107958110 gene encoding probable protein phosphatase 2C 12, which translates to MSSKGEHQTVPLSVLLKRESESEKIENPEILHGQASQSKKGEDFTLLKTECQRAMGDGVATFSVFGLFDGHNGSAAAIYTKENLLNNVLSAIPADLNRDEWVAALPRALVAGFVKTDKDFQAKAKTSGTTVTFVIIDGWVVTVASVGDSRCIFESGESGIYYLSADHRLECNEEERERITSSGGEVGRLNTGGGTQIGPLRCWPGGLCLSRSIGDMDVGEYIVPVPYVKQVKLSTAGGRLIISSDGVWDVLSAEVALDCCRGMSPDAAAAQIVKEAVHTKGLRDDTTCIVVDILPLEKPSAPLPPPKKAVKGKLKAMFRKKHSEASSQSDKEYMEPDVVEELFEEGSAMLSERFATKYPLCNMFKLFTCAVCQLEMKPGEGISIHAGTSNSVKLRPWDGPFLCSTCQEKKEAMEGKRPSGSRHGSDSD; encoded by the exons ATGTCCTCGAAAGGTGAACATCAAACAGTGCCGCTGTCGGTTTTACTAAAACGAGAATCGGAAAGCGAAAAGATCGAAAATCCAGAGATTTTACACGGACAAGCGAGCCAGAGCAAGAAAGGTGAAGACTTTACGTTGCTTAAAACTGAATGCCAAAGAGCAATGGGAGATGGCGTCGCCACATTCTCAGTTTTCGGG CTCTTTGACGGACACAACGGGTCTGCTGCTGCTATTTACACTAAAGAGAATCTCCTTAATAATGTCCTAAGTGCTATTCCTGCGGATCTTAATAGAGATGAATGGGTTGCTGCGCTGCCGAGGGCTCTGGTTGCAGGCTTTGTCAAAACAGATAAAGATTTTCAAGCGAAAG CAAAAACATCGGGAACTACTGTGACCTTTGTGATAATAGATGGATGGGTTGTAACAGTTGCATCTGTTGGTGATTCCCGTTGTATATTTGAATCGGGTGAAAGTGGAATATATTACTTGTCAGCTGATCATAGGCTTGAATGCAATGAAGAGGA GAGGGAGCGGATCACTTCAAGTGGTGGTGAGGTTGGTCGGTTAAATACTGGTGGTGGTACACAG ATTGGTCCTCTGAGATGTTGGCCCGGAGGCTTGTGTCTGTCACGTTCTATTGGTGATATGGATGTTGGGGAGTACATTGTTCCTGTTCCATATGTAAAACAAGTAAAG TTGTCTACAGCTGGTGGTCGGTTAATCATCTCTAGTGATGGTGTTTGGGATGTGTTATCCGCTGAAGTAGCTCTTGATTGCTGTCGAGGGATGTCACCAGATGCTGCAGCTGCACAGATTGTGAAA GAAGCTGTACATACAAAGGGTCTTCGAGATGATACAACCTGCATTGTTGTTGATATCTTACCACTAGAGAAGCCATCTGCTCCTTTGCCACCACCAAAGAAGGCTGTAAAAGGTAAGTTGAAGGCCATGTTTCGCAAGAAGCATTCTGAGGCATCTTCTCAGTCTGATAAAGAATACATGGAGCCAGATGTGGTGGAAGAACTATTTGAGGAGGGATCTGCTATGCTTTCAGAAAG GTTTGCTACAAAATATCCACTGTGCAACATGTTTAAGCTGTTCACATGTGCAGTCTGTCAATTAGAGATGAAACCTGGAGAGGGTATTTCAATTCATGCTGGGACATCTAATTCAGTAAAGTTGCGTCCATGGGATGGTCCTTTCCTTTGCTCCACTTGCCAGGAGAAGAAAGAAGCCATGGAAGGGAAAAGACCATCAGGAA GTAGACATGGTAGTGACAGCGATTAG
- the LOC107958109 gene encoding putative dihydroflavonol 4-reductase isoform X1, producing MKILLTGASGYLGGRLCHALVNRGYTVRALVRRTSDLSGLPSSLPTNGASPELAYGDVIDYPSLLDACSDCDIIFHTAALVEPWLPDHSRFFSVNVGGLKNLLQAAKETKTINKIIYTSSFFAVGPTDGYIADENQIHPEKVFCTEYEKSKAAADKVALQAIAEGMPIIPVYPGVIYGPGKLTTGNVVAQLLIERFNWRLPGYIGRGNDKFSFSHVDDVVEGHIAAMEKGGIGDRYLLTGENVSFMHVFDIAAIITGTARPKFNIPLGLIEVYGWISVLFARITGKLPLISPPQTVHVLRHQWAYTCDKAKMELDYRPRSLKDGLEEMLPWLKSLGVIKY from the exons ATGAAGATACTGCTAACTGGCGCATCGGGTTATCTAGGTGGAAGGCTGTGCCACGCTCTGGTAAACCGCGGCTACACCGTCCGAGCCTTGGTCCGGCGCACCAGCGACCTCTCTGGCCTTCCTTCATCTTTACCCACCAATGGAGCTTCTCCGGAACTCGCGTACGGCGACGTCATCGACTACCCATCCCTCCTGGATGCCTGCTCCGACTGCGACATCATCTTCCACACCGCTGCCCTCGTCGAACCCTGGCTTCCAGATCACTCTAGATTCTTCTCC GTCAACGTTGGTGGTCTGAAGAACCTGTTGCAAGCAGCTAAGGAGACGAAGACGATTAATAAGATCATTTACACGTCTTCGTTCTTCGCTGTTGGTCCTACCGATGGATATATCGCCGATGAGAATCAA ATTCACCCGGAGAAAGTTTTCTGCACGGAGTACGAGAAATCAAAGGCCGCCGCTGATAAGGTTGCTTTGCAAGCTATAGCTGAGGGGATGCCAATTATTCCGGTTTATCCAGGTGTAATTTATGGCCCTGGCAAGCTTACCACAGGCAATGTTGTTGCTCAGTTA ttaATTGAGCGGTTTAATTGGCGATTACCTGGTTACATAGGCCGTggaaatgataagttttcttttAGTCATGTTGATGATGTAGTAGAGGGCCATATTGCAGCCATGGAGAAGGGTGGAATAGGGGATAGATATTTACTTACGGGAGAAAATGTATCattcatgcatgtttttgatatagCTGCCATTATCACTGGAACTGCTAGGCCTAAATTCAACATTCCTTTAGGCTTGATTGAAGTTTATGGATGGATTTCTGTTCTTTTTGCCCGAATTACAGGAAAGCTTCCTCTCATTAGTCCCCCG CAGACTGTGCATGTCTTAAGACATCAATGGGCTTATACTTGTGACAAGGCTAAAATGGAGTTGGATTATAGACCTAGAAGCTTGAAAGACGGGCTTGAAGAAATGCTCCCCTGGTTGAAGAGCTTGGGTGTGATAAAATACTAA